One region of Gossypium raimondii isolate GPD5lz chromosome 6, ASM2569854v1, whole genome shotgun sequence genomic DNA includes:
- the LOC128041701 gene encoding uncharacterized protein LOC128041701, translating into MCKRFEDGLNEDIKLLVRILELKEFVILVNRAHKDEELSKEKRKFNSEARDSRKRSMSKSYHSSSKKSKDFHNCLTASVGYFNRYRGKQHGSTKTQASSVASVGSVRANKSDCQHCGRRLSNKTARGRPPRNTRNVNSRKGTTKDSTVRSEARAPTRDYAIRAHEDASAPDIITSTFSLYDTDVTTLIDPRYTHSYVCTNLVSNKSLPIESTEFVIKVSNPLGQYVLVDKVCKNCPLMTRGYYFPTDLMPLPFDEFDVILGMDWLTLNDVVVNCRRKTIELKCQNSEILRTKSDDSSGLPIVISAMLAQKYVRKGCNACLAYVLDTKVSQSKIESVLVVCEYPNVFPEELPELPPIKEVEFAIELVPGTSLISIAPYRMTPTELKELKAQFQELTDRGLHDRVSCPAMHQFYS; encoded by the exons ATGTGTAAACGGTTTGAAGATGGCTTGAATGAAGACATCAAGCTTTTAGTCAGGATACTTGAACTGAAGGAATTTGTTATCTTAGTCAATAGAGCACACAAAGATGAGGAGCttagtaaagaaaagagaaaattcaaTTCTGAGGCTAGAGATTCAAGAAAGAGATCAATGAGTAAATCATATCATTCCTCGTCAAAGAAATCGAAGGATTTTCATAACTGTTTGACTGCTTCAGTGGGGTATTTCAACAGATATCGTGGAAAGCAACATGGAAGTACTAAAACTCAAGCCAGTTCAGTAGCGAGTGTAGGTAGTGTCAGGGCAAACAAATCGGACTGTCAACACTGTGGAAG AAGGCTGAGTAATAAAACTGCAAGAGGCAGACCACCTCGAAATACTAGAAATGTGAATAGTAGAAAAGGTACTACAAAGGATTCTACTGTGAGATCCGAGGCACGAGCACCAACCAGAGATTATGCAATTCGCGCTCATGAGGATGCATCGGCACCAGATATTATCACCAGTACTTTTTCTCTTTATGACACTGATGTAACTACTTTAATTGATCCTAGATATACCCATTCATATGTCTGTACAAATTTAGTGTCTAATAAGAGTTTACctattgagtccactgaattcgtgattaaagtatcgaaccccttaGGTCAATATGTcctagttgataaagtttgcaagaattgtcctttgatgactcgGGGATACTATTTTCCAACTGATTTGATGCCtttaccatttgatgaattcGATGTGAtcttgggtatggattggttaactctaaATGATGTTGTTGTAAACTGTAGACGAAAgactattgaattgaaatgtcagaatagTGAAATTCTTCGTACTAAATCCGATGATTCGAGTGGATTGCCTATTGTGATATCGGCTATGCTAGCTCAGAAGTATGTGAGGAAAGGTTGCAATGCTTGCCTTGCTTATGTACTGGATACAAAAGTGTCTCAATCGAAGATTGAATCAGTGCTAGTGGTTTGTGAATATCCAAatgtgtttccagaagagtTACCTGAGTTGCCACCGATCaaagaggttgagtttgctattgagttagtaccgggAACATCACTGATATCGATAGCTCCTTACAGAATGACTCCtacagagttgaaagagttgaaagctcaGTTCCAAGAATTAACAGATAGAGGTTTGCACGACCGAGTTTCTTGCCCTGCGATGCACCAGTTCTATTCGTAA